A single Rhopalosiphum padi isolate XX-2018 chromosome 4, ASM2088224v1, whole genome shotgun sequence DNA region contains:
- the LOC132929606 gene encoding protein yellow-like → MGQYDQPHSYVWPADYNWMKPQQHAEVSTVSQVNFPVSSTEVLVPWLLSMWMMGNKTPTDYPKRKIVKKPYRKGRNENTGFKDRFTWGQIDLEYPDQDTRQMAINNGAFIPVNNLLLGLEVWKNKMFLSLPQWRPGIPVTLAYVDLNSHTKSPVLKPYPSWNWYASNMNRCHGLVSVFRMEVDKCDRLWVLDTGAINLATKVDQICPVKLDVFDLKTDTHIKRFIIPTNQTLKDSLFTNIVVEILNNNCEDAYAYMSDVFQYGLVVYSYKKDVSRRINHPYFYPDPLYCHYSMDGIKFNWMDGIFGMCLSPDGGVGQRVLYFHSLSSHNEFYVPTASLRNGTLGEGDIIEHFFALNESRCARHQSCQSSGMAVDAKGVMYYNLVTSGKVGCWDTGRPFGSVTQGLLSSGPTPLSFPNDLKVDKEPAQRVWMLSNGLHKYLYGKPDPNQVNYRIMVAHTDDVVKGTVCESN, encoded by the exons atgggtCAATACGACCAACCTCACTCATACGTTTGGCCTGCAGACTACAACTGGATGAAACCACAGCAACATGCTGAAGTTTCAACAGTAAGCCAAGTAAACTTCCCAGTGTCATCAACAG aagTACTGGTGCCATGGCTATTATCTATGTGGATGATGGGAAACAAAACTCCTACAGACTACCCTAAACGCAAAATTGTGAAAAAACCATACAGAAAAGGCCGAAATGAAAACACGGGATTTAAAGATCGTTTTACGTGGGGACAAATAGATTTAGAATATCCCGATCAAGATACAAGACAGATGGCTATTAATAACGGCGCATTTATACCAGTTAACAACCTTTTGTTGGGGCTAGAAGTGtggaaaaacaaaatgtttttaagccTGCCACAATGGAGACCGGGAATACCAGTAACGCTAGCGTATGTGGATTTGAACAGTCACACCAAGTCTCCAGTGCTGAAACCATATCCCTCGTGGAactg GTACGCTAGTAATATGAACCGCTGTCATGGTTTGGTATCCGTGTTCCGGATGGAAGTGGACAAGTGTGATAGATTATGGGTGTTGGACACAGGCGCCATAAACTTGGCAACTAAGGTCGATCAAATTTGTCCGGTCAAGCTAGATGTATTCGATTTGAAAACCGACACGCATATTAAGCGTTTTATTATCCCAACAAATCAAACGTTAAAAGATTCGCTGTTCACAAACATTGTTGTCGAGATTCTCAACAATAATTGCGAAGACGCGTATGCTTATATGTCTGATGTATTTCAATACGGATTGGTCGTTTACAGCTATAAaaag GACGTCTCTCGACGGATCAACCATCCGTATTTCTATCCGGATCCGCTGTATTGCCATTACAGCATGGACGGCATAAAGTTCAACTGGATGGACGGCATTTTCGGCATGTGTCTGTCGCCGGACGGCGGTGTCGGGCAGCGGGTGCTCTACTTCCATTCGCTGTCCAGCCACAACGAGTTCTACGTGCCCACCGCGTCGCTGCGCAACGGTACGCTCGGCGAGGGCGACATCATCGAGCACTTCTTCGCGCTCAACGAGTCGCGGTGCGCGCGCCACCAGTCGTGCCAGTCGTCCGGCATGGCGGTGGACGCGAAGGGCGTCATGTACTACAACCTGGTGACCTCGGGCAAAGTGGGCTGCTGGGATACCGGACGTCCGTTCGGGTCGGTCACGCAGGGCCTGTTGTCCAGCGGTCCGACGCCGCTCAGCTTCCCCAACGACCTCAAGGTAGACAAGGAGCCCGCGCAAAGGGTGTGGATGCTCAGCAACGGGCTGCACAAGTATCTGTACGGCAAACCGGACCCGAATCAGGTCAACTACCGGATAATGGTGGCGCACACGGACGATGTCGTAAAAGGTACGGTTTGCGAATCCAACTAA
- the LOC132929608 gene encoding protein yellow-like produces the protein MVPYRCCCGGGGLISTLIAAVLVCTVAGTMNVEYSWVYVDYTFASPNHRESAINSGKFIPENCVILDVDKYHGTSEGKLYFNMGSNSNAASKQRVFVTIPRIKPGNPASLAEIVPGDRANSVLLAPYPNWKANTISEDTVNCDDTIVSVFRTKIDHLGRFWVVDVGTLDQFEMTARSVCPPKILIFDLKNGDRVLKTYKFPSSQVKDVSLFTNIEVDIRDSKGRNTYAYIADTTAYKLIVYDFKNDESWAVDQAYFYPYPNKAHFKIKGVNFDLMDGVLGLALGPITKNDRKLYFHAFASTRESWVHTNTLQNKSLFQNGLIDGSGTFFLSSEVRETQSSVEVMTDNGVLIYASMDNSLGCWNSQDSFTTKNIHTIYKSDEDFQFPSGMKIVGDKLWAVSCQLQNHFTTMVTNRKSVKYRVLVGRVDDLIKRTGCDKRSANVDIKLQSNVQNLDPTKDRLVFNN, from the exons ATGGTGCCATATCGTTGCtgttgcggcggcggcgggttgATTTCGACGTTGATAGCGGCGGTCCTCGTGTGCACGGTCGCAGGGACAATGAACGTCGAGTACAGCTGGGTGTACGTTGACTACACATTCGCCAGCCCCAATCACCGGGAATCAGCCATAAATTCCGGAAAGTTCATTCCGGAAAACTGTGTCATACTGGACGTGGACAAATATCATG GTACATCTGaaggaaaattatattttaatatgggtTCGAATTCAAATGCCGCTTCCAAACAACGAGTGTTCGTCACTATTCCTCGTATCAAGCCTGGAAATCCTGCATCGCTCGCAGAAATAGTTCCAGGGGATCGCGCTAACTCCGTACTATTAGCGCCCTACCCGAATTGGAAGGCTAACACTATTTCGGAAGACACGGTCAATTGCGACGATACAATCGTTTCCGTATTTAGAACCAAA ATTGACCATCTCGGTCGATTTTGGGTTGTTGATGTCGGCACATTGGACCAATTTGAGATGACAGCTCGCTCCGTGTGCCCTccgaaaattttaatatttgacttgAAAAATGGCGATAGAGTTCTAA AAACATATAAATTTCCATCGTCGCAGGTAAAAGACGTTTCATTGTTTACTAACATCGAAGTCGATATCAGAGATTCAAAGGGCCGTAATACATATGCTTATATAGCTGATACTACTGCGTATAAACTTATCGTATACGATTTTAAAAATGACGAAAGTTGGGCGGTAGATCAAGCATATTTCTACCCTTATCCAAATAAAgctcattttaaaatcaaaggaGTTAACTTCGACTTAATGGATGGAGTACTAGGATTAGCCTTGG GTCCTATAACAAAAAACGATCGAAAATTGTATTTCCATGCATTCGCTAGCACTAGGGAATCGTGGGTGCATACCaatacattacaaaataaatcgCTTTTTCAAAATGGTTTAATCGACGGTTCCGGTACATTCTTTTTATCCTCGGAAGTCAGAGAAACCCAATCTAGTGTGGAAGTGATGACAGACAATGGAGTACTTATATACGCATCGATGGACAATAGTTTAGGTTGCTGGAACAGCCAGGACTCGTTCACAACAAAAAACATCCACACGATATATAAG agtgACGAAGATTTTCAATTCCCCAGTGGTATGAAAATTGTGGGTGACAAATTGTGGGCAGTGTCATGCCAACTTCAAAATCATTTTACAACTATGGTCACGAACCGTAAATCGGTCAAATACAGGGTGCTGGTTGGTCGAGTTGACGATTTGATAAAACGCACAGGATGCGATAAGAGGTCGGCAAATGTCGATATAAAATTGCAATCTAATGTACAAAATCTTGACCCCACAAAAGATCgcttagtatttaataattaa
- the LOC132928186 gene encoding 3-ketoacyl-CoA thiolase, mitochondrial, whose amino-acid sequence MALAKGVFIVAAKRTPFGTYGGKFVKTSSTELQIIAAKAALAAGNVDPKIVDSVVIGNVLMNTSSDGAFLPRHVLLHCGIPLDRHALGVNRLCGSGFQSIVNGAQSIMCGESNVVLTGGVDSMSQAPHVVRNARFGIPLGAAYAFEDSLWTGLTDTYCKLPMALTAEKLAEQYKITRQGVDEFALRSQTLWKKAHDNNVFSAELAPVTIKVKKTDVVVDVDEHPKPKTTLETLGKLPTVFKKDGVVTAGSASGICDGAGAVILASEEALKKHSLTPLARLVGYSVIGVDPSIMGIGPAPSISKLLSLTGKTLNDIDLVEINEAFGAQTLACQKELKLDIEKLNVNGGAIAIGHPLAASGARITSHLVHELRRKNLKYGIGSACIGGGQGIALLVEKV is encoded by the exons ATGGCTCTAGCAAAAG GTGTTTTTATTGTGGCGGCTAAGAGAACTCCCTTTGGTACGTACGGCGGTAAGTTTGTGAAAACTTCATCTACTGAACTGCAAATAATAGCTGCAAAAGCTGCACTCGCAGCTGGTAATGTAGACCCAAAAATTGTCGATTCAGTTGTCATTGGAAATGTTCTAATG AACACGTCCTCAGACGGTGCATTTTTACCCAGACATGTACTACTCCATTGTGGAATTCCACTAGATCGTCATGCATTAGGTGTTAACAGATTATGTGGATCTGGATTCCAGTCCATTGTTAATGGGGCACAG agTATCATGTGTGGCGAGTCTAATGTTGTATTGACTGGAGGAGTAGACAGCATGAGTCAAGCTCCACACGTTGTTCGTAATGCCCGTTTTGGTATACCTCTCGGAGCAGCTTATGCTTTTGAAGACAGTCTTTGGACTGGATTAACTGatacatattgtaaattacCGATGGCATTGACAGCAGAAAAATTAGCTGAACAATACAAAATCACTAGACAAGGAGTAGACGAATTTGCCTTACGTTCACAAACTTTAtggaaaaaag cacaTGATAACAATGTATTCAGTGCTGAATTAGCTCCAGTAAccataaaagtgaaaaaaacaGATGTAGTTGTTGATGTCGATGAACATCCAAAGCCAAAGACTACTCTTGAAACATTAGGAAAATTACCTACAGTTTTTAAAAAGGATGGAGTTGTAACTGCTGGTTCGGCATCT ggTATATGTGATGGTGCAGGAGCTGTCATATTAGCTAGTGAAGAAGCATTGAAAAAACATTCTCTAACTCCGCTGGCAAGATTAGTTGGTTACTCAGTCATAGGTGTTGATCCAAGCATAATGGGTATTGGTCCAGCTccatcaatttcaaaattattgagCCTCACTGGAAAAACCCTTAATGATATTGATTTAGTTGag attaatgaAGCATTTGGAGCTCAAACGCTTGCTTGCCAAAAAGAATTAAAACTTGACATTGAAAAACTTAATGTTAATGGTGGTGCTATTGCAATTGGGCATCCATTGGCAGCATCAGGAGCCAGAATTACAAGTCATCTTGTTCATGAACTCAG acGTAAAAATCTAAAGTATGGAATTGGTTCTGCCTGTATTGGAGGAGGTCAGGGTATTGCTCTCTTGGTTGAGAAAGTATAA
- the LOC132928188 gene encoding tubulin-specific chaperone C-like, producing the protein MEQAVAEEPINQKSSFDFTFKTKSKEINDMLISIENNQTDNFHDILQKINVLQKILNDSKTFLPAYHMKKCSDEIKDITKRYEQLHVKLQPKKKLAFDEKPTTSAVVKDEDKFGPVNQLKVYKEDCGFKNRSDEMNLMLTEQECYMKNVALDTLTNCLVVICGTPRTVRATSLTDCYVYVCAKTSIFIENCKGLIFMCASQQLHIHDTFNTSFYIYVSKNTIIKNSKQLRFAPLSLKSALLKKAFRMANFDEFRNKWKIVNDLDWLSSCEPSPNWCEIPEEERQQPKEETKLLLIYPHLLNMEGGLYPRLYNDCGLVVDTFDLPY; encoded by the coding sequence ATGGAACAAGCTGTTGCAGAAGAACCAATTAATCAAAAGTCATCATTTGATTTCacgtttaaaacaaaatcaaaagaaATTAATGACATGTTAATCAGTATTGAAAACAACCAAACTGATAATTTTCatgatattttacaaaaaattaatgtacTTCAAAAGATTTTAAATGATTCCAAAACATTTCTACCAGCTTATCATATGAAAAAGTGTTCTGATGAAATCAAAGACATTACTAAGCGTTATGAACAATTGCATGTAAAATTACAGCCTAAGAAGAAATTAGCTTTTGATGAAAAACCAACTACATCAGCAGTAGTTAAAGATGAAGACAAATTTGGACCAGTAAATCAACTTAAAGTTTATAAAGAAGACTGTGGATTTAAAAATCGTTCTGATGAAATGAATTTAATGCTAACGGAACAAGAATGTTATATGAAAAATGTAGCTTTAGATACATTGACTAATTGTCTTGTTGTCATATGTGGTACACCTCGTACTGTGCGTGCGACATCATTGACAGACTGTTATGTTTATGTATGTGCAAAAACGTCGATTTTTATTGAGAACTGTAAGGGTTTGATATTTATGTGTGCATCTCAACAGTTGCATATACACGATACTTTCAAtactagtttttatatttacgttagtaaaaacactataataaaaaactCTAAACAGTTACGATTTGCTCCTCTTTCATTAAAATCTGCACTACTTAAAAAAGCATTTAGAATGGCTAATTTTGATGAATTCAGAAACAAATGGAAAATTGTAAATGATTTAGATTGGTTGTCATCTTGTGAACCATCACCAAATTGGTGTGAAATACCAGAAGAAGAACGCCAACAACCTAAAGAAGAAACTAAGTTATTGCTCATCTATCCTCATTTGTTGAATATGGAAGGCGGATTATACCCAAGATTATACAATGATTGTGGACTAGTAGTTGACACGTTTGATTTAccatattaa